In Xiphias gladius isolate SHS-SW01 ecotype Sanya breed wild chromosome 6, ASM1685928v1, whole genome shotgun sequence, a single genomic region encodes these proteins:
- the rgs16 gene encoding regulator of G-protein signaling 16, with product MCKGLASLPTCCLERAKELKARLGSILQKPNWNLSCCKIGKNKPTLEECLKWKESFEKLLSSKYGLCAFTAFLVSEFSEENIAFYFACEDYRSTKSLAKLPTKAQKIYEEFIGSDAPREINIDHETRDITKANMLAPSPSCFDMAQHKIYMLMAKDCYPRFLRSPAYRDLVCQAKPSTKATKQPRQEKTE from the exons ATGTGTAAAGGACTAGCATCGCTGCCTACCTGCTGCTTGGAGAG ggCCAAGGAACTGAAAGCAAGGCTGGGAAGCATTTTGCAAAAGCCCAATTGGAATCTATCCTGCTGCAAAATAGGGAAAAATAA gccgACACTGGAGGAATGCCTCAAGTGGAAGGAGTCCTTTGAAAAACTCCTGTCCAGCAAAT ATGGACTGTGTGCCTTCACAGCCTTCCTGGTATCTGAGTTTAGCGAGGAGAACATCGCGTTCTACTTTGCCTGCGAGGATTACAGGAGTACCAAGTCTCTTGCCAAACTACCCACTAAAGCCCAGAAGATCTACGAGGAATTCATCGGCAGCGATGCTCCCAGGGAG ATTAACATCGACCACGAAACTCGTGACATCACCAAAGCCAACATGCTGGCCCCCTCACCTTCTTGCTTCGATATGGCCCAGCACAAGATCTACATGCTCATGGCCAAAGACTGCTACCCTCGCTTCCTACGCTCTCCAGCCTACAGGGATCTAGTGTGCCAAGCCAAACCGAGCACAAAGGCCACCAAGCAACCCAGGCAGGAGAAGACGGAATGA